In the genome of Dyadobacter fermentans DSM 18053, the window CATAATCGATTTTTTGAGTTTCGCTGGTAAATGTTTCGCGCGATATGTATTCTGAGGGGTTTTCACTGATAAAGTCCTCCACCAGATCATTTTTGTACGGCTGGGCGTCCTTGTCGATCGGGCCTATTGTTACAAATCTCAGCAAGCCGTCGGCGATTTCTTTCGAAAGCATTTCGGCCAATTTATAAACCAGATGAGCATTCTTTCGGGTCGCTAAGCTGCCGACCTGACCGATATTAACAGGCGACGGTGCAGTATGGAGTGGCGCATGTGGCCTATCCGAATAAGGGTAGGGATGGTCAATTTCGATTACTTCTTCAGAATAGAGATGGCCGTCTTGCACCAGCCTTTTTTTAGAAATTTTGTTCAGTAAAATGTAACGAAGGTTTTTTGCGTGAGTTTCAATAAGTCTTTTGTAAATCGACCCCATCTTTCGTTCCCAGGAGTTATCGGCAGAATATATGAATTCTATTTCGCCGTGCATGACCAGCATTATCTCCGTGTTCTTGTAAACCTTTTTGAGATATTTAATCATCAAAAGCGACACAGGGTGGGCTTTAAATACAAAGACCTTACCTGTTTTAGACTTATTGGCATTCGCGAATATTCTGATAAATAATAGTAGGTCTGATACGGTATTCCGGGTTGTTTTAATGATTTTCCCAATCTTATCATTTCGAACAGTCTTTTTTCTGATTGGAAAAAATTGTAATCGCACCTTCTCCTGACCACCTAAAAAGTCTTTGACCCGGTCCTGGTGATCGCTCTCCGAGTAGAACACAATTTGATCTTCCGGATAGACGTTCGTCAACACTTTGAGCATAGAAGCATTAAATACGGCATGTGTGTGGTTAAGGGAATTAGCATCAATTGCATAAATCATATTAGTAGACGTATCGATACGTATTTTCAGAGAAAATCCAGATGTAAGGAACAAGCAAGCCATATGCACCTAAAATGATAGATATCATTTTGAACAGCGCATAGGTGATAATGATGATAAACCAAACCGACTTGCTCTTGACGTTAATGTATATGATGCATAGCATCAAAATTTCGAAAGTATAAAAGTAGGTAGCTGCTCTCTGTAATGTCAAAAAGTCAACTACAAAGAAAAATACGACGTTCCCGAATGTGTACAAGTTGAGAAAGCCTTTGTATTTATCCTTTGAAATGGTAAATCGTTCTTGAAAATAGAAGAAAATTGGAAGCATTACTGCCCGTTTTGCCAGGGCCGCCACTAGCCGCTGCATCTTACTCAATTCGGCCGTAGAGCCTATTTCATTTCCAATTTCAAGATAGGCCAGTGCTTTCTGATTCACTCGGTCTAATCCCACCCCCGCTGGAACCAGCCTTGTCAACAATTCTAGTATATTTTCAGAAATGCTGAATGACCCGAATATGATGGAAATGACGAGAAATACATATTTGTACCGAACGCTCCAATTTGCGTAATAAATAGGATAGGCTAGTAAAAATATGTAAGCGGTAACGTGTACTTGTGCTGCTACGATGGTGCAAATAATAAAATACCAGGCACGTCGGGTAATGATAAAATGGGTAGCAAGCACACAGAGACTAATGGCTATTGACTGCCGGACAGCCATCACATCGCCTAAGAATGTTCCCCAATAGAGTACGAGCGCAAGAAACACAGCACCAGCATATCTATAAAAAAATATCGTCTTGATGCTTACCGTAATGATCGCCAATGCCATCAAATAAAACGTGAAGCTTGCAGAAAATATCCTGAGAAACTTGACAAACTGGACATACCCAGGTTCCATTCGCAGCAGGAAGACAGGGTCGTCGGCTGTAAATCTTGTGAAGAAAGAATAATATGGTTTCCAGTCGTTACCTGTATTCCAGCGCAAACCACTTATCATTACAAATATTATGCACATCGTTATGTAAATCGCTTTCTTAATCCGTTCAGGAACGGTCACCATTTCCAGCAGGGCAATTAGTGTAAGGACACTGAATATGATGTAATAGAGCATTATTGGCGATTTATTGTAATGATTGAATTTCTATTCAAGCTTTTCTACGATTGAGAAGCTGCTTGATCTTATCTTTTCTTTCGATACCTATCAGTTTGATGATTTTGTTATTAAAAGTTATTCTGAATGCGGATTTGAACCAGCCGTAGGAAGGTATTCGTTTGTAAATGCCGTTGTTTATCTGCACGCGGCGTATTTCGCTGAGTAAGAGTCTATTGCTGGAAGTGGCACTTACCCCTTCAGTCCGCATTTGTGCAATCGTCAATGGCAGATATTCGGCATCGTTCTTGTTGAGGTAACTCAGAAGGAGGTCATAATCACCGGCAATCCGAAAGCTGGTATCGAACATCCGATTTGCAAAAAGCTGTTTTGAATGAAATGTCCCCTGATGCGAGATGTTCATTCTGATGTTTCTGCAATAATGCTTCAACTCCGACCATTCTGAGCCTATTACCTGATTCGACCCTTTTGAATAGACCCGCAATACTTTACCGTAGACCACCAAGCTCTTGGATTTCCCCAGTGCCGGCGCAGCATTGGCAAGTACGTCGTTATCGAAAAGGAAGTCGTCAGCATTGATGAACAAGAGCCAGTCCCCCGTAGCCGCACGAACACCTTTGTTCATGGCGTCGTAAATGCCTTTATCCGCCTCGCTTATCCAGTAAGAGATTTGCGATTCGTACTTCCTGATGATATTCAAGGTATTATCGGTGGACTTGCCGTCGATAACTATGTATTCAAAATTGTCGTAAGTCTGATTTATAATACTTTGAATCGTATCTTCAATGTATCTTTCACCGTTTCTTACAACAGTTATGACTGATATTTTCGGGCGATCTTGATTCATGAGGAGATCGATTGTTACTAGGAATTTAATTTTCTTTGTGTGATTTTCATGATTTTCTTCGCCATGAACGCAACACTCACATATCCATCAATGCTTTTCAATAGGTTCTGGCCATAATGGTATTTGTAAGTATTGAAAAGAATCCGCGCCTTGAATTGCTGTTTAACCTTAGTTTGGTTGTAGTAATTTTTAATAAAATACCATTTAGCCCAATCATAGTAAATTTTTAAGGTCGTGCTATTTGTTGTCGTGATAGATTCCTGGTGATGTTTGAATTTAGATAGGTATTTGTTAACGCAGGCGATGCGCGAGTACGAAGGATTCCGGGTTGATAGCAGAAAAATCAGCAAATCATTACCTGCACCGTATCTTGGGAAATTTAAATTGTCGGAATTTGGAATGTCGATCACAAGACTTTCTACAATGTCAGATTTCCGGAAAATGGCGCATCCGGGAGAGTCCGGAAAGGAGATATTGTTGATGTACAATTTCTCGTCCCGATACTTTGAAATCGAAATGGTCGTGTGTTGTTGGTAAGTGGACTTTTCCAATACCTTCCCATCGCTCGTAATCTCCTTATAACCTGTCATTACAAAAGCAACATCAGGTGCGAATACCGCCATGGTCTCCGAAAGGAAATCACTTTCAATCAGGTCGTCGGACCATAGAATTTTTACGTACTCACCCTCCGCCAGGTTAAAGCAGCGCTCCCAGTTTCTTACCGGGCCTACATTGGTTTCATTCTGAAATATTCTGACCCTTTCATCTTTTCGGGCAATTTCTTGCAGAATAGCCCACGTGTTGTCGGTACTTTGATTATCCACCACTACTACCTCAAAATTGGGGTAGGTTTGGGAAAGTGCCGATTCCAATGTTTCCGTTATCAGCTTTTCACGGTTGTAGACTGGAATTGCGATTGAAACGAGGGGGTTATTGTTCATGTTTCCTCAGTATTTTATAGCTGGTGATAGGTCCGACAAATGCAAAAAATGCAAGTGATATAACCGAGGCTAGGACTACACCATTCACACCCATTTCCATATATTTTCCCAGGAAGACCGCAAGCGGCAGGTTCAGGACCATGGCAATGATGGAGGTGACGAGTTGTTCCTTAGTGCGTGAAATACCATTCAAAAAATAGGCATATATATTATTCCAGATCGTTATGAGCGTATAAATGCCCATTAGCAACGGAAGATAGGCAGGGGTCTCAATTTTCGTCTTCATCCAAAACTCCACGATTTGATCGAAGAACAGGATGGTACCCACAATTACAACGAATACTGGAACAATCAGTGTGTTGAGCAGCCTGAGACGACCGCGTATCCAGGAATAATCCTTTTTCAGATAAGCTTCCGTATACGCCGACCAGAGCGGGGTCATTACCATCGCGAGTATGATGCTGATCATGTTGAACACCCGGAACGTGATGTTGAAATAGGTCACATGAGCAGGCCCGAATAGTCTGGTAATGATGAAGTTGCTTGTTGAGAAAATGATAATGGCCGCTACCTGAATGATAAAGAAATTCAAACCGATGTTCAGGATGCTCTTGACGTGCCTACGCTTAAAAAGTTTCGCGGAGGGCGTCAGGTAAGGCCATGTTTTGTAAATAAAAATCGAGAAGCCTAAGAATGAAACAATGTAGAGCGTCGAGTATGTGAAGGCAACCGCGCCCAGATCGCCATTGATAAATCCTGGGAAAAGGTATATTGAACCAATGAACAGCGAGCCGAAGATGATATTCGGCCACGCTGTCAGGGAGTTTTGCTGAATTGCATTTAATACCTGATTGACGAGGGCAAGAATGAACCCAAGCAATGTCGATGCTACGATCCACGAGAGTGTGATTCGCAACGTGTTGTTGGATAGTGACTTACTTGTATTAAAAATGCTTTGCCAATCTAAAAAGGGAATTACGGCTAGACATAACACCAAAACCGTCAGGATGATCGAACCCAGGCATAAGTAGGCTGTCGATACATACTCTTTGGCGGCCGATTGGTTGTTTAGTGCCAGGGATTCGGCTACCCGATTTCTCAGACCGTTACCGATACCGATATCGGAGAGGCTAAGCCAGGATACTACTGAAAGAATGGTCAACCAAATCCCGTATGACTCATTCCCAAGATGTTTGAACAATAACGGTACCTGGACCAACGAGATAAGCATAGCAATGCCTTT includes:
- a CDS encoding glycosyltransferase family 2 protein; the encoded protein is MNQDRPKISVITVVRNGERYIEDTIQSIINQTYDNFEYIVIDGKSTDNTLNIIRKYESQISYWISEADKGIYDAMNKGVRAATGDWLLFINADDFLFDNDVLANAAPALGKSKSLVVYGKVLRVYSKGSNQVIGSEWSELKHYCRNIRMNISHQGTFHSKQLFANRMFDTSFRIAGDYDLLLSYLNKNDAEYLPLTIAQMRTEGVSATSSNRLLLSEIRRVQINNGIYKRIPSYGWFKSAFRITFNNKIIKLIGIERKDKIKQLLNRRKA
- a CDS encoding EpsG family protein, which encodes MLYYIIFSVLTLIALLEMVTVPERIKKAIYITMCIIFVMISGLRWNTGNDWKPYYSFFTRFTADDPVFLLRMEPGYVQFVKFLRIFSASFTFYLMALAIITVSIKTIFFYRYAGAVFLALVLYWGTFLGDVMAVRQSIAISLCVLATHFIITRRAWYFIICTIVAAQVHVTAYIFLLAYPIYYANWSVRYKYVFLVISIIFGSFSISENILELLTRLVPAGVGLDRVNQKALAYLEIGNEIGSTAELSKMQRLVAALAKRAVMLPIFFYFQERFTISKDKYKGFLNLYTFGNVVFFFVVDFLTLQRAATYFYTFEILMLCIIYINVKSKSVWFIIIITYALFKMISIILGAYGLLVPYIWIFSENTYRYVY
- a CDS encoding lipopolysaccharide biosynthesis protein, with protein sequence MGFGQLTGLLRIEQSERSRNINRQILFSFLAKGIAMLISLVQVPLLFKHLGNESYGIWLTILSVVSWLSLSDIGIGNGLRNRVAESLALNNQSAAKEYVSTAYLCLGSIILTVLVLCLAVIPFLDWQSIFNTSKSLSNNTLRITLSWIVASTLLGFILALVNQVLNAIQQNSLTAWPNIIFGSLFIGSIYLFPGFINGDLGAVAFTYSTLYIVSFLGFSIFIYKTWPYLTPSAKLFKRRHVKSILNIGLNFFIIQVAAIIIFSTSNFIITRLFGPAHVTYFNITFRVFNMISIILAMVMTPLWSAYTEAYLKKDYSWIRGRLRLLNTLIVPVFVVIVGTILFFDQIVEFWMKTKIETPAYLPLLMGIYTLITIWNNIYAYFLNGISRTKEQLVTSIIAMVLNLPLAVFLGKYMEMGVNGVVLASVISLAFFAFVGPITSYKILRKHEQ
- a CDS encoding glycosyltransferase family 2 protein: MNNNPLVSIAIPVYNREKLITETLESALSQTYPNFEVVVVDNQSTDNTWAILQEIARKDERVRIFQNETNVGPVRNWERCFNLAEGEYVKILWSDDLIESDFLSETMAVFAPDVAFVMTGYKEITSDGKVLEKSTYQQHTTISISKYRDEKLYINNISFPDSPGCAIFRKSDIVESLVIDIPNSDNLNFPRYGAGNDLLIFLLSTRNPSYSRIACVNKYLSKFKHHQESITTTNSTTLKIYYDWAKWYFIKNYYNQTKVKQQFKARILFNTYKYHYGQNLLKSIDGYVSVAFMAKKIMKITQRKLNS